A stretch of Elephas maximus indicus isolate mEleMax1 chromosome 20, mEleMax1 primary haplotype, whole genome shotgun sequence DNA encodes these proteins:
- the LOC126064013 gene encoding olfactory receptor 10AG1-like, giving the protein MNHQVKPPQDNLTELMEFVLLGFADMPHLQWFLFGLFLIIYIIILMSNGTIFLITKMDPALQSPMYFFLANFSFLEICYVSATLPRMLMNLGTQRRRISLVACATQMCFFLMFGGTECLLLVVMAYDRSVAICNPLHYPLVMNHRVCIQLVTASWVIGIPVQIGHTYQIFSLPFCGSKQINHFFCDIPPIVKLTCGDTFVNEILVYILSVLFVMVPFLLILGSYSKIISIILKLPSATSQAKAFSTCSSHLMVVVLFFGSGIIAYLRPNTRHSEGNDKVLSLFYTTLTPMFNPMIYSLRNKDVKIALRKLLCK; this is encoded by the coding sequence ATGAATCATCAGGTAAAACCACCACAAGATAATCTAACTGAACTGATGGAATTTGTTCTCTTGGGCTTTGCTGACATGCCTCATCTCCAGTggtttctttttggattgtttttaATCATCTATATCATTATCCTGATGAGCAATGGCACCATATTTCTCATAACAAAAATGGATCCTGCTCTCCAGagccctatgtattttttcctggcaaATTTCTCCTTCTTGGAAATCTGCTATGTATCGGCTACTCTTCCCAGAATGCTGATGAATCTAGGGACCCAGAGAAGAAGAATTTCCTTAGTTGCCTGTGCTACACAGATGTGCTTTTTCCTTATGTTTGGAGGTACAGAGTGTTTGCTCCTGgtagtgatggcctatgaccgctctgtggccatttgtaaccctctgcACTATCCTCTAGTCATGAACCACAGGGTCTGTATCCAGTTGGTGACTGCCTCCTGGGTCATTGGGATCCCAGTTCAGATAGGGCATACATATCAGATTTTCTCTCTGCCGTTTTGTGGATCTAAACAAAttaaccacttcttctgtgacattcCCCCAATAGTCAAGCTGACTTGTGGGGACACCTTTGTAAATGAGATATTGGTCTACATACTTTCTGTGTTATTTGTCATGGTTCCCTTTCTGTTGATACTTGGCTCCTACAGTAAAAtcatctccatcatcctgaagttgCCATCGGCCACAAGTCAAGctaaagccttctccacctgctcaTCTCATCTTATGGTTGTGGTGTTATTCTTTGGATCAGGTATTATTGCCTACTTAAGACCTAACACTAGACACTCAGAGGGAAATGACAAAGTGCTATCTCTTTTCTACACTACCCTAACTCCTATGTTTAATCCCATGATATATAGTCTAAGAAATAAGGATGTCAAAATAGCACTGAGAAAATTGCTGTGTAAATAA